The proteins below come from a single Rhinolophus ferrumequinum isolate MPI-CBG mRhiFer1 chromosome 8, mRhiFer1_v1.p, whole genome shotgun sequence genomic window:
- the ORC2 gene encoding origin recognition complex subunit 2 isoform X2 yields MTNKLEVMEDKMLEVQFVGDDDVLNHILDREGGVKLKKERPQLLVNTKKIIKKPEYDLEEDDQEVLKDHNCMQVLEQNVQDSLKNGSATDGGNKVYSFQNRKHSEKMAKLASELAKTPRKNVSFNLKNDPEIMTNIPQCSKGHSTSDMIQLKNNDNSEFLSTAPSGLKKRLIVPRSHSDSESEYSASNSEDDEGAAQEYEEDTNEVTLSQKIQAQNRVVSNPVCKEIPSKKMKRDKTSDLVEEYFEAHSSSKVLTSDRTLQKLRRTKLDQQTLRNLLSKVSPSFSAELKQLNQQYEQLFHKWMLQLHLGFNIVLYGLGSKRDLLEKFRATMLRDSIHVVINGFFPGINVKSILNSITEEVLDHMGTFRSVLDQLDWIINKFKEDSSLQLFLLIHNLDSQMLRGDKSQQIIGQLSSLRNIYLIASIDHINAPLMWDHVKQSLYNWLWYETTTYSPYTEETSYENSLLVKQSGSLPLSSLTHVLRSLTPNARGIFRLLIKYQLDNQDNTSYIGLSFQDFYQQCREAFLVNSDLTLRAQLTEFRDHKLIRTKKGTDGVEYLLIPIDNGTLTDFLAKEEEES; encoded by the exons ATGACGAATAAACTGGAAGTAATGGAAGACAAGATGCTGGAGGTTCAGTTTGTTGGAGATGATGATGTTCTTAATCACATTCTTGATAGAGAAGGAG gagttaaattaaaaaaggagagaCCTCAACTTTTGGtcaacacaaaaaaaataataaagaagccAGAATATGACTTGGAGGAAGATGACCAGGAAGTCTTAAAAGATCACAACTGCATGCAAGTTTTAGAACAAAATGTTCAAG ACTCTTTGAAAAATGGCTCTGCTACAGATGGTGGGAATAAAGTTTATTCTTTTCAGAACAGGAAACACTCTGAAAAGATGGCTAAATTAG CTTCAGAACTAGCAAAAACCCCAAGAAAAAATGTATCATTCAATTTGAAGAATGATCCTGAAATTATGACTAACATTCCTCAATGTAGCAAGG GACATTCGACTTCAGACATGATTCAGTTGAAG aacAATGATAATAGTGAATTTCTATCAACGGCACCTAGTGGtctaaagaaaagattaatag ttCCAAGGTCTCATTCTGACAGTGAAAGTGAGTATTCTGCTTCCAACTCAGAGGATGATGAAGGCGCTGCACAAGAATATGAAGAGGACACTAATGAAGTCACACTGAGCCAAAAGATTCAAGCTCAGAATAGAGTAGTTTCAAATCCTGTTTGCAAAGAAATACcttctaagaaaatgaaaagagataaaaCA agTGACTTAGTAGAAGAATATTTTGAAGCTCACAGCAGTTCAAAAGTTTTAACCTCTGATAGAACACTGCAGAAGTTAAGGAGAACTAAACTGGATCAG caaacttTGCGTAATTTATTGAGCAaggtttctccttccttttctgctGAACTTAAACAACTCAATCAACAATATGaacaattatttcataaatggatgttgcagtTACA CCTGGGGTTCAACATTGTGCTTTATGGTTTGGGTTCTAAGAGAGATTTACTAGAAAAGTTTCGAGCCACCATGCTGCGAgattccattcatgttgtcatcAATGGCTTCTTTCCTGGAATAAATGTGAAATCA ATCCTGAATTCTATAACAGAAGAAGTCCTTGATCATATGGGTACTTTCCGCAGTGTCCTGGATCAGCTAGACTGgataataaacaaatttaaagaag ATTCTTCTTTACAACTCTTCCTTCTCATCCACAACTTGGATAGCCAAATGTTGAGAGGTGACAAAAGTCAGCAAATTATTGGACAGTTGTCATCTTTACGTAACATATACCTTATAGCATCTATTGATCACATCAATGCTCCTCTCA TGTGGGATCATGTAAAGCAGAGTCTTTATAACTGGCTCTGGTATGAAACTACTACATATAGTCCTTATACGGAAGAAACCTCCTATGAGAATTCTCTTCTGGTTAAACAATCTGGATCACTACCACTTAGTTCCCTAACTCATGTCTTACGAAGCCTTACCCCTAACGCAAG ggGGATTTTCAGGCTACTAATAAAGTATCAGCTGGATAACCAGGATAACACTTCTTACATTG GACtttcttttcaagatttttatcaGCAGTGTCGGGAGGCATTCCTCGTCAATAGTGATCTGACACTTCGGGCCCAGTTAACTGAATTTAGGGACCACAAGCTTATAAGAACAAAAAAG GGAACTGATGGAGTggaatatttattaattcctaTTGACAATGGAACATTGACTGATTTCCTggcaaaggaagaagaggagtcTTGA
- the ORC2 gene encoding origin recognition complex subunit 2 isoform X1, with product MTNKLEVMEDKMLEVQFVGDDDVLNHILDREGGVKLKKERPQLLVNTKKIIKKPEYDLEEDDQEVLKDHNCMQVLEQNVQDSLKNGSATDGGNKVYSFQNRKHSEKMAKLASELAKTPRKNVSFNLKNDPEIMTNIPQCSKGHSTSDMIQLKQNNDNSEFLSTAPSGLKKRLIVPRSHSDSESEYSASNSEDDEGAAQEYEEDTNEVTLSQKIQAQNRVVSNPVCKEIPSKKMKRDKTSDLVEEYFEAHSSSKVLTSDRTLQKLRRTKLDQQTLRNLLSKVSPSFSAELKQLNQQYEQLFHKWMLQLHLGFNIVLYGLGSKRDLLEKFRATMLRDSIHVVINGFFPGINVKSILNSITEEVLDHMGTFRSVLDQLDWIINKFKEDSSLQLFLLIHNLDSQMLRGDKSQQIIGQLSSLRNIYLIASIDHINAPLMWDHVKQSLYNWLWYETTTYSPYTEETSYENSLLVKQSGSLPLSSLTHVLRSLTPNARGIFRLLIKYQLDNQDNTSYIGLSFQDFYQQCREAFLVNSDLTLRAQLTEFRDHKLIRTKKGTDGVEYLLIPIDNGTLTDFLAKEEEES from the exons ATGACGAATAAACTGGAAGTAATGGAAGACAAGATGCTGGAGGTTCAGTTTGTTGGAGATGATGATGTTCTTAATCACATTCTTGATAGAGAAGGAG gagttaaattaaaaaaggagagaCCTCAACTTTTGGtcaacacaaaaaaaataataaagaagccAGAATATGACTTGGAGGAAGATGACCAGGAAGTCTTAAAAGATCACAACTGCATGCAAGTTTTAGAACAAAATGTTCAAG ACTCTTTGAAAAATGGCTCTGCTACAGATGGTGGGAATAAAGTTTATTCTTTTCAGAACAGGAAACACTCTGAAAAGATGGCTAAATTAG CTTCAGAACTAGCAAAAACCCCAAGAAAAAATGTATCATTCAATTTGAAGAATGATCCTGAAATTATGACTAACATTCCTCAATGTAGCAAGG GACATTCGACTTCAGACATGATTCAGTTGAAG cagaacAATGATAATAGTGAATTTCTATCAACGGCACCTAGTGGtctaaagaaaagattaatag ttCCAAGGTCTCATTCTGACAGTGAAAGTGAGTATTCTGCTTCCAACTCAGAGGATGATGAAGGCGCTGCACAAGAATATGAAGAGGACACTAATGAAGTCACACTGAGCCAAAAGATTCAAGCTCAGAATAGAGTAGTTTCAAATCCTGTTTGCAAAGAAATACcttctaagaaaatgaaaagagataaaaCA agTGACTTAGTAGAAGAATATTTTGAAGCTCACAGCAGTTCAAAAGTTTTAACCTCTGATAGAACACTGCAGAAGTTAAGGAGAACTAAACTGGATCAG caaacttTGCGTAATTTATTGAGCAaggtttctccttccttttctgctGAACTTAAACAACTCAATCAACAATATGaacaattatttcataaatggatgttgcagtTACA CCTGGGGTTCAACATTGTGCTTTATGGTTTGGGTTCTAAGAGAGATTTACTAGAAAAGTTTCGAGCCACCATGCTGCGAgattccattcatgttgtcatcAATGGCTTCTTTCCTGGAATAAATGTGAAATCA ATCCTGAATTCTATAACAGAAGAAGTCCTTGATCATATGGGTACTTTCCGCAGTGTCCTGGATCAGCTAGACTGgataataaacaaatttaaagaag ATTCTTCTTTACAACTCTTCCTTCTCATCCACAACTTGGATAGCCAAATGTTGAGAGGTGACAAAAGTCAGCAAATTATTGGACAGTTGTCATCTTTACGTAACATATACCTTATAGCATCTATTGATCACATCAATGCTCCTCTCA TGTGGGATCATGTAAAGCAGAGTCTTTATAACTGGCTCTGGTATGAAACTACTACATATAGTCCTTATACGGAAGAAACCTCCTATGAGAATTCTCTTCTGGTTAAACAATCTGGATCACTACCACTTAGTTCCCTAACTCATGTCTTACGAAGCCTTACCCCTAACGCAAG ggGGATTTTCAGGCTACTAATAAAGTATCAGCTGGATAACCAGGATAACACTTCTTACATTG GACtttcttttcaagatttttatcaGCAGTGTCGGGAGGCATTCCTCGTCAATAGTGATCTGACACTTCGGGCCCAGTTAACTGAATTTAGGGACCACAAGCTTATAAGAACAAAAAAG GGAACTGATGGAGTggaatatttattaattcctaTTGACAATGGAACATTGACTGATTTCCTggcaaaggaagaagaggagtcTTGA